A window of Drosophila subobscura isolate 14011-0131.10 chromosome E, UCBerk_Dsub_1.0, whole genome shotgun sequence contains these coding sequences:
- the LOC117891763 gene encoding SH3 and multiple ankyrin repeat domains protein 1 isoform X7, whose amino-acid sequence MDATSGPGAFDDEPPPEPRDGWLLVRIHVPELNVYKCLQFPSERLVWDVKQQVLASLPKELKESFNYGLFAPPSNGKAGKFLDEERRLGDYPFNGPVGYLELKYKRRVYKMLTLDERQLKALHTRANLRRFLECINGGHVEKIAKMCAKGLDPNFHCSESGETPLSVATGAKKPNKVLIALVNGGALLDYRTKDGTTALHRAVEHDSLEAVSTLLELGASPNYRDGRGITPLYISITRKCESKITESLLHDHATLGIQDSQGWNEVHQVAVIAGNLELAEVIENYKSEDIDKSLGDTSDIISDSSGVGTNSDSAACSIGHPSTTVVCMEPYVGNTVGHIRLQPGDVIEVVGSTDCGLLEGYVRGTNQSGFFPADCVQEVNLRQKHITNVMTASTGMPAPQQAPLQPQQQQQPSSSASYQGSPQLSLGGHSGSSSTLLQQPHHSPSLSMTSNGSCQQPQSQSQQQQQQAESNGGAGAPSNNNNSIGQYSSATAPRIKKSAYNAPRSVVLHRAKRGFGFILRGAKASSQLMQLRPSERFPALQYLDDVDPGGVADMAGLRPGDFLLTINGEDVSAASHEQVVEMIRSAGALVNMTVISPQFPHQMQATVQYLPSGARAGSQHLSSGPSTPQTSHRQCATLPRKMSMGPGSHGGSSAGGSVRMAPMPPRRDPKTTLSVGRARAKSMVAGLENGGEKEDDVPHTKSNSVESIATSIAASASTSNGNGNGNGNGNNNQTGPGTPVQLRTASIKARPTSSRITAAELEELFQRQQGDGSAANASRYATMMTSSRFQSGTDSGAATPPATNGSPMRSGPLVYGSVAEMKRKTARSKHGGIIGTGNGTLRGKPVATPTVGGAGLVGGAGGRDLKRFHSTPDLHGAQLHGSVSSIWQAAGKGHHSQDDVATLHASLQRLNTMEGKGGAGQVLPPPNHPPPPPPVGQVVKVETRSSVSEYESTVSLQQKLKKRAENDAVTSAAIDGVQSSFNPSANAKIYASPQELRNVMAWKLRQAQEKPPQETSASSQQQQQQPQQPQAQHQVSSQYAAPTQMRPQQQQQQQQQPQQPTGVPASHYAAPQVQVQQQQQQQQPSPQSPPAPPPPQSQFQPAPVAVQQAAQNGNGSASGGGGGAPPIPEPDYSCSESDGEDENSILVARNTKLNEKIALFDVPETSGNSQASGSSSNSGSASISHSLSVEEIQRIRSNLKTSKSSPNGFAKKSEEEQQQQQVQQQPQPHPVAGPGEDECDTSSSVVGNDQEGLMAIAGAAAGAASVAAKPTDTIKKKPTVTIVEEPKTIPDQPMTSSKPMAKTTISIGGASAGAATTTLTVKQLVQQQHAPAIQQQQQQQQQQQLGSKPTATVATMASNINMKALGGNNATSVMSPQVLGRIPNVHHHQQQQQQQLQQQANPNQKLIATQQQILQQQQQQLAHQQHLQQILKAKAAAAGGASNTAALVAKHQQQLHKGNSGHESEMEQRSDLEDDDGELSPSPPAKAFQRHNSLTRKQAAAIAMQRGVTRTSAVSLMQLPPPLEADSDGEPSQHTLQRQHPHPHPHQLQLQQQQQQQQIQQQQQMATHIVGVLPSGQLVAVASGAVAGVPGGAAVAQPGNNNMQLCTENLVLAPPPQFCDCNDAKHAPQSQPHLPGSQYHPQQHQNQQQQQLQQHQLQQQQQQQQQLQQQQLQQLQQQQQQQQQQQQQQQMLHHHQRLSGGAGAGAVGTLGRVRIVGSMPKANHHRLH is encoded by the exons GAACTGAAGGAGAGCTTCAACTACGGCCTCTTTGCACCGCCCTCGAACGGGAAGGCGGGAAAGTTTCTGGATGAAGAGCGTCGGCTGGGCGACTATCCATTCAACGGGCCCGTCGGCTACTTGGAG CTCAAGTACAAGCGACGCGTATACAAAATGCTGACCCTGGACGAGCGCCAGCTGAAGGCGCTGCACACGCGTGCCAATCTGCGTCGCTTCCTCGAGTGCATCAACGGCGGGCATGTGGAGAAGATTGCCAAGATGTGTGCCAAGGGACTGGACCCGAACTTCCACTGCTCGGAGAGCGGCGAGACACCGTTGAGCGTGGCGACCGGTGCCAAGAAACCCAACAAAGTGCTCATTGCTCTGGTCAATGGCGGAGCTCTGTTGGATTACCGGACCAAGGACGGCACCACGGCACTGCACCGGGCTGTAGAGCACGACTCCCTGGAGGCGGTCAG TACCCTTCTCGAGCTTGGTGCGTCGCCCAACTATCGCGATGGGCGTGGCATCACTCCCCTTTACATCTCGATCACCAGAAAGTGCGAATCGAAGATCACGGAGAGCCTGCTCCATGACCATGCGACGCTGGGCATCCAGGATAGCCAGGGCTGGAACGAGGTCCATCAG GTGGCTGTCATAGCTGGCAACTTGGAGCTGGCCGAAGTCATTGAGAACTACAAATCGGAGGATATTG ACAAATCGCTGGGCGATACGAGCGACATCATCAGCGACTCGTCGGGTGTGGGCACCAACTCGGACTCGGCCGCCTGCTCGATTGGACACCCCAGCACCACTGTGGTGTGCATGGAGCCGTATGTCGGCAACACAGTGGGCCACATCCGACTGCAGCCCGGCGACGTCATCGAGGTGGTGGGCAGCACCGACTGCGGCCTCCTCGAGGGCTATGTCAGGGGCACCAATCAGTCGGGCTTCTTCCCCGCCGACTGCGTCCAGGAGGTCAATCTGCGGCAGAAGCACATCACCAATGTGATGACCGCCAGCACGGGCATGCCCGCTCCCCAGCAGGCTCCGCTTcagccccaacagcagcagcagccatcctcctccgcctcgTACCAGGGATCGCCACAGCTCAGCCTTGGCGGCCACTCGGGCAGCTCGAGcaccctgctgcagcagccccacCACTCGCCCTCGCTCTCGATGACCAGCAACGGCTCCTGCCAGCAGccccagtcacagtcccagcagcagcagcagcaagcagagagCAACGGCGGAGCTGGAGCCcctagcaacaacaacaactccatTGGACAGTACAGCAGCGCCACGGCGCCGCGTATCAAGAAGAG CGCCTACAATGCCCCACGATCGGTGGTGCTGCACCGTGCCAAGCGCGGCTTCGGCTTCATTTTGCGTGGGGCCAAGGCCAGCTCCCAGCTGATGCAGCTGCGACCCTCGGAGCGTTTTCCGGCTCTGCAGTACTTGGACGACGTGGATCCGGGCGGTGTGGCGGACATGGCCGGACTGCGGCCGGGCGACTTCCTGCTGACCATCAACGGGGAGGACGTGAGCGCCGCCTCGCACGAGCAGGTGGTGGAGATGATCCGCTCGGCGGGTGCCCTGGTCAATATGACGGTGATATCGCCGCAGTTCCCCCACCAGATGCAGGCCACTGTCCAGTATCTGCCCAGCGGGGccagggcaggcagccagcacttGTCGAGTGGTCCGAGCACACCGCAGACTTCGCACCGCCAGTGCGCCACGCTGCCACGCAAGATGTCAATGGGACCGGGCAGCCATGGCGGCTCCTCGGCCGGGGGCAGTGTGCGGATGGCACCCATGCCGCCGCGAAGGGACCCCAAGACGACGCTGAGCGTGGGTCGTGCCAGGGCCAAGTCCATGGTGGCTGGCCTCGAAAACGGCGGCGAGAAGGAGGACGATGTGCCGCACACCAAGTCCAATTCGGTGGAGTCCATTGCCACGTCTATAGCGGCGTCGGCGTCCAcaagcaacggcaacgggaacggcaatggaaatggcaacaacaatcagaCGGGACCCGGCACCCCCGTCCAGCTGCGCACGGCCAGCATCAAGGCTCGTCCCACGTCCAGTCGGATTACGGCcgccgagctggaggagctgttccagcggcagcagggcGATGGCAGCGCCGCCAATGCCAGCCGCTATGCGACCATGATGACCAGCTCCCGGTTCCAGTCCGGCACAGACAGTGGCGCGGCCACGCCGCCCGCCACGAACGGATCCCCCATGCGGAGCGGACCCCTGGTCTACGGCAGTGTGGCGGAAATGAAGCGCAAGACGGCCAGGAGCAAGCATGGCGGCATCATCGGCACTGGCAACGGTACGTTGCGTGGCAAGCCagtggccacgcccacagtgGGTGGAGCTGGTTTAGTGGGCGGCGCTGGGGGACGCGACTTGAAGCGATTCCACTCGACGCCCGATCTGCACGGTGCCCAGCTGCACGGCTCAGTGTCGTCCATCTGGCAGGCGGCCGGCAAGGGTCATCACTCGCAGGACGATGTGGCCACGCTGCACGCTTCGCTGCAGCGTCTGAACACCATGGAGGGCAAGGGCGGAGCCGGACAAGTGCTTCCCCCACCCAATCATcccccaccgccaccgcctgtCGGCCAGGTGGTCAAGGTGGAGACCCGAAGCAGCGTCTCGGAGTACGAGAGCACCGTCTCcctgcagcagaagctgaagaagcGGGCCGAGAACGATGCCGTGACCAGTGCGGCCATCGATGGCGTCCAGAGCAGCTTCAATCCCTCGGCCAACGCCAAGATCTATGCCTCGCCCCAGGAGCTGCGCAACGTGATGGCCTGGAAGCTGCGCCAAGCGCAAGAGAAGCCGCCCCAGGAGACCTCCGCGagctcacagcagcagcaacagcagccacagcagccacaggcacagcacCAGGTCAGTTCCCAGTATGCAGCTCCCACACAGATGCGtcctcagcaacaacaacaacaacaacagcagccacagcagcccaCTGGAGTGCCCGCCTCCCACTATGCGGCGCCTCAggtgcaagtgcagcagcagcaacagcaacaacagccttCACCCCAGTCCCCGCctgcaccaccgccaccacagTCACAATTTCAGCCAGCGCCTGTTGCAGTTCAGCAAGCAGCacagaatggaaatggaagtgccagtggaggtggaggtggagcacCACCCATACCAGAGCCGGACTATAGCTGCAGCGAGTCGGATGGGGAGGACGAGAACTCAATTTTGGTGGCGCGCAACACGAAACTCAACGAGAAGATAGCCCTGTTCGATGTGCCAGAGACCAGCGGCAACAGTCAGGCCAG tggcagcagctcaaacTCTGGCAGTGCGTCCATCTCGCATTCGTTGTCGGTGGAGGAGATACAACGCATACGCAGCAATCTCAAGACCTCCAAGTCATCGCCCAACGGCTTCGCAAAGAAGtcagaggaggagcaacaacagcagcaggtgcaacagcagccacaaccacacccAGTAGCAGGTCCAGGCGAAGACGAGTGTGACACTAGCAGCTCGGTGGTAGGAAACGATCAAGAAGGTTTGATGGCCatagcaggagcagcagcaggagcagcatctgTAGCTGCGAAGCCCACAGACACCATCAAGAAGAAGCCGACAGTGACCATTGTGGAGGAGCCGAAGACTATACCCGATCAGCCCATGACCAGCAGCAAGCCCATGGCCAAGACCACAATCAGCATAGGAGGAGCAAGTGCAGGAGCAGCCACCACAACGCTGACTGTCAAGCAGTtggtgcaacagcagcacgcTCCCGCtatacaacagcagcaacaacagcaacagcagcagcagctcggcagCAAGCCGACAGCAACAGTGGCCACAATGgccagcaacatcaacatgaAAGCTCTTGGCGGCAACAATGCCACATCAGTGATGAGTCCGCAGGTTCTGGGACGCATACCCAACGtgcatcaccatcagcagcagcagcagcagcaactgcaacagcaggcTAATCCCAACCAGAAATTGAttgccacgcagcagcagattctgcagcaacagcagcagcagctggcccaCCAGCAACATCTTCAGCAGATCCTCAAGGCgaaggcagccgccgccgggGGAGCTAGCAACACGGCCGCCTTGGTGGccaagcatcagcagcagttgcacaAGGGAAACAGCGGCCACGAATCGGAGATGGAGCAGCGTTCCGACCTAGAGGACGACGACGGAGAATTGAGTCCCTCGCCGCCTGCTAAGGCATTCCAGCGGCACAACTCGCTCACCCGCAAGCAGGCAGCGGCCATTGCCATGCAGCGGGGCGTGACTCGCACCTCGGCCGTCTCGCTGATGCAGTTACCGCCGCCCTTAGAGGCCGACAGCGATGGTGAGCCTTCACAGCACACACTGCAACGtcagcatccacatcctcatccgcaccagctccagctgcagcagcagcagcaacagcagcagatccaacaacagcagcagatggccaCGCATATTGTGGGCGTATTGCCCAGCGGACAGTTGGTAGCTGTTGCctctggtgctgttgctggtgtgcCGGGCGGAGCGGCTGTGGCGCAGcctggcaacaacaatatgCAGCTATGCACCGAGAACTTGGTCCTGGCGCCACCGCCGCAGTTCTGCGATTGTAACGATGCCAAGCACgcgccgcagtcgcagccccATCTGCCTGGCAGCCAATACCATCCTCAGCAGCAtcaaaatcagcagcagcagcaactccagcagcatcaactccagcaacagcaacagcaacagcagcaattgcagcagcaacaactgcagcagcttcaacagcaacagcagcaacaacaacaacagcagcagcaacaacagatgctgcaccaccaccagcgtCTGTCtggtggtgctggagctggagcggtgGGCACCTTGGGACGTGTGCGCATCGTTGGCTCCATGCCCAAGGCCAATCACCATAGACTGCACTAG
- the LOC117891763 gene encoding SH3 and multiple ankyrin repeat domains protein 1 isoform X3, translating to MDATSGPGAFDDEPPPEPRDGWLLVRIHVPELNVYKCLQFPSERLVWDVKQQVLASLPKVAFWFKELKESFNYGLFAPPSNGKAGKFLDEERRLGDYPFNGPVGYLELKYKRRVYKMLTLDERQLKALHTRANLRRFLECINGGHVEKIAKMCAKGLDPNFHCSESGETPLSVATGAKKPNKVLIALVNGGALLDYRTKDGTTALHRAVEHDSLEAVSTLLELGASPNYRDGRGITPLYISITRKCESKITESLLHDHATLGIQDSQGWNEVHQVAVIAGNLELAEVIENYKSEDIVPFRGPPRYNPKRRSGIGWLSANGAAGAALLAAAGGGLGGAMINGNGIGSGSGSGTVNGSVGGGGLMMMMMHQNHQQQQHQHQQNHPSNPHHLHHQHQHQHQLQLHQLQLHGPPSPCPSEHMLGAYSSASSSLSEGSSGHRSHEDDISIVTDKSLGDTSDIISDSSGVGTNSDSAACSIGHPSTTVVCMEPYVGNTVGHIRLQPGDVIEVVGSTDCGLLEGYVRGTNQSGFFPADCVQEVNLRQKHITNVMTASTGMPAPQQAPLQPQQQQQPSSSASYQGSPQLSLGGHSGSSSTLLQQPHHSPSLSMTSNGSCQQPQSQSQQQQQQAESNGGAGAPSNNNNSIGQYSSATAPRIKKSAYNAPRSVVLHRAKRGFGFILRGAKASSQLMQLRPSERFPALQYLDDVDPGGVADMAGLRPGDFLLTINGEDVSAASHEQVVEMIRSAGALVNMTVISPQFPHQMQATVQYLPSGARAGSQHLSSGPSTPQTSHRQCATLPRKMSMGPGSHGGSSAGGSVRMAPMPPRRDPKTTLSVGRARAKSMVAGLENGGEKEDDVPHTKSNSVESIATSIAASASTSNGNGNGNGNGNNNQTGPGTPVQLRTASIKARPTSSRITAAELEELFQRQQGDGSAANASRYATMMTSSRFQSGTDSGAATPPATNGSPMRSGPLVYGSVAEMKRKTARSKHGGIIGTGNGTLRGKPVATPTVGGAGLVGGAGGRDLKRFHSTPDLHGAQLHGSVSSIWQAAGKGHHSQDDVATLHASLQRLNTMEGKGGAGQVLPPPNHPPPPPPVGQVVKVETRSSVSEYESTVSLQQKLKKRAENDAVTSAAIDGVQSSFNPSANAKIYASPQELRNVMAWKLRQAQEKPPQETSASSQQQQQQPQQPQAQHQVSSQYAAPTQMRPQQQQQQQQQPQQPTGVPASHYAAPQVQVQQQQQQQQPSPQSPPAPPPPQSQFQPAPVAVQQAAQNGNGSASGGGGGAPPIPEPDYSCSESDGEDENSILVARNTKLNEKIALFDVPETSGNSQASGSSSNSGSASISHSLSVEEIQRIRSNLKTSKSSPNGFAKKSEEEQQQQQVQQQPQPHPVAGPGEDECDTSSSVVGNDQEGLMAIAGAAAGAASVAAKPTDTIKKKPTVTIVEEPKTIPDQPMTSSKPMAKTTISIGGASAGAATTTLTVKQLVQQQHAPAIQQQQQQQQQQQLGSKPTATVATMASNINMKALGGNNATSVMSPQVLGRIPNVHHHQQQQQQQLQQQANPNQKLIATQQQILQQQQQQLAHQQHLQQILKAKAAAAGGASNTAALVAKHQQQLHKGNSGHESEMEQRSDLEDDDGELSPSPPAKAFQRHNSLTRKQAAAIAMQRGVTRTSAVSLMQLPPPLEADSDGEPSQHTLQRQHPHPHPHQLQLQQQQQQQQIQQQQQMATHIVGVLPSGQLVAVASGAVAGVPGGAAVAQPGNNNMQLCTENLVLAPPPQFCDCNDAKHAPQSQPHLPGSQYHPQQHQNQQQQQLQQHQLQQQQQQQQQLQQQQLQQLQQQQQQQQQQQQQQQMLHHHQRLSGGAGAGAVGTLGRVRIVGSMPKANHHRLH from the exons GAACTGAAGGAGAGCTTCAACTACGGCCTCTTTGCACCGCCCTCGAACGGGAAGGCGGGAAAGTTTCTGGATGAAGAGCGTCGGCTGGGCGACTATCCATTCAACGGGCCCGTCGGCTACTTGGAG CTCAAGTACAAGCGACGCGTATACAAAATGCTGACCCTGGACGAGCGCCAGCTGAAGGCGCTGCACACGCGTGCCAATCTGCGTCGCTTCCTCGAGTGCATCAACGGCGGGCATGTGGAGAAGATTGCCAAGATGTGTGCCAAGGGACTGGACCCGAACTTCCACTGCTCGGAGAGCGGCGAGACACCGTTGAGCGTGGCGACCGGTGCCAAGAAACCCAACAAAGTGCTCATTGCTCTGGTCAATGGCGGAGCTCTGTTGGATTACCGGACCAAGGACGGCACCACGGCACTGCACCGGGCTGTAGAGCACGACTCCCTGGAGGCGGTCAG TACCCTTCTCGAGCTTGGTGCGTCGCCCAACTATCGCGATGGGCGTGGCATCACTCCCCTTTACATCTCGATCACCAGAAAGTGCGAATCGAAGATCACGGAGAGCCTGCTCCATGACCATGCGACGCTGGGCATCCAGGATAGCCAGGGCTGGAACGAGGTCCATCAG GTGGCTGTCATAGCTGGCAACTTGGAGCTGGCCGAAGTCATTGAGAACTACAAATCGGAGGATATTG TACCCTTCCGCGGACCGCCGCGCTACAATCCAAAGCGGCGCTCGGGCATCGGTTGGCTGAGCGCCAATGGGGCCGCCGGTGCAGCTCTGCTGGCTGCGGCTGGCGGTGGTCTTGGTGGTGCAATgatcaatggcaatggcatcggaagtggcagtggcagtggcaccgTCAACGGCAGTGTTGGCGGTGGGggtctgatgatgatgatgatgcatcagaaccaccagcagcaacagcatcaacaCCAACAGAACCATCCCAGCAATCCACATCAtctgcaccaccagcaccaacaccagcaccagcttcagctgcatcagttgcagctgcacggTCCGCCCTCGCCATGCCCCTCGGAGCATATGCTGGGCGCCTACAGCTCGGCCAGCTCCAGCCTCTCCGAGGGCTCCTCGGGACACCGTTCACACGAGGACGACATCAGCATTGTGACAG ACAAATCGCTGGGCGATACGAGCGACATCATCAGCGACTCGTCGGGTGTGGGCACCAACTCGGACTCGGCCGCCTGCTCGATTGGACACCCCAGCACCACTGTGGTGTGCATGGAGCCGTATGTCGGCAACACAGTGGGCCACATCCGACTGCAGCCCGGCGACGTCATCGAGGTGGTGGGCAGCACCGACTGCGGCCTCCTCGAGGGCTATGTCAGGGGCACCAATCAGTCGGGCTTCTTCCCCGCCGACTGCGTCCAGGAGGTCAATCTGCGGCAGAAGCACATCACCAATGTGATGACCGCCAGCACGGGCATGCCCGCTCCCCAGCAGGCTCCGCTTcagccccaacagcagcagcagccatcctcctccgcctcgTACCAGGGATCGCCACAGCTCAGCCTTGGCGGCCACTCGGGCAGCTCGAGcaccctgctgcagcagccccacCACTCGCCCTCGCTCTCGATGACCAGCAACGGCTCCTGCCAGCAGccccagtcacagtcccagcagcagcagcagcaagcagagagCAACGGCGGAGCTGGAGCCcctagcaacaacaacaactccatTGGACAGTACAGCAGCGCCACGGCGCCGCGTATCAAGAAGAG CGCCTACAATGCCCCACGATCGGTGGTGCTGCACCGTGCCAAGCGCGGCTTCGGCTTCATTTTGCGTGGGGCCAAGGCCAGCTCCCAGCTGATGCAGCTGCGACCCTCGGAGCGTTTTCCGGCTCTGCAGTACTTGGACGACGTGGATCCGGGCGGTGTGGCGGACATGGCCGGACTGCGGCCGGGCGACTTCCTGCTGACCATCAACGGGGAGGACGTGAGCGCCGCCTCGCACGAGCAGGTGGTGGAGATGATCCGCTCGGCGGGTGCCCTGGTCAATATGACGGTGATATCGCCGCAGTTCCCCCACCAGATGCAGGCCACTGTCCAGTATCTGCCCAGCGGGGccagggcaggcagccagcacttGTCGAGTGGTCCGAGCACACCGCAGACTTCGCACCGCCAGTGCGCCACGCTGCCACGCAAGATGTCAATGGGACCGGGCAGCCATGGCGGCTCCTCGGCCGGGGGCAGTGTGCGGATGGCACCCATGCCGCCGCGAAGGGACCCCAAGACGACGCTGAGCGTGGGTCGTGCCAGGGCCAAGTCCATGGTGGCTGGCCTCGAAAACGGCGGCGAGAAGGAGGACGATGTGCCGCACACCAAGTCCAATTCGGTGGAGTCCATTGCCACGTCTATAGCGGCGTCGGCGTCCAcaagcaacggcaacgggaacggcaatggaaatggcaacaacaatcagaCGGGACCCGGCACCCCCGTCCAGCTGCGCACGGCCAGCATCAAGGCTCGTCCCACGTCCAGTCGGATTACGGCcgccgagctggaggagctgttccagcggcagcagggcGATGGCAGCGCCGCCAATGCCAGCCGCTATGCGACCATGATGACCAGCTCCCGGTTCCAGTCCGGCACAGACAGTGGCGCGGCCACGCCGCCCGCCACGAACGGATCCCCCATGCGGAGCGGACCCCTGGTCTACGGCAGTGTGGCGGAAATGAAGCGCAAGACGGCCAGGAGCAAGCATGGCGGCATCATCGGCACTGGCAACGGTACGTTGCGTGGCAAGCCagtggccacgcccacagtgGGTGGAGCTGGTTTAGTGGGCGGCGCTGGGGGACGCGACTTGAAGCGATTCCACTCGACGCCCGATCTGCACGGTGCCCAGCTGCACGGCTCAGTGTCGTCCATCTGGCAGGCGGCCGGCAAGGGTCATCACTCGCAGGACGATGTGGCCACGCTGCACGCTTCGCTGCAGCGTCTGAACACCATGGAGGGCAAGGGCGGAGCCGGACAAGTGCTTCCCCCACCCAATCATcccccaccgccaccgcctgtCGGCCAGGTGGTCAAGGTGGAGACCCGAAGCAGCGTCTCGGAGTACGAGAGCACCGTCTCcctgcagcagaagctgaagaagcGGGCCGAGAACGATGCCGTGACCAGTGCGGCCATCGATGGCGTCCAGAGCAGCTTCAATCCCTCGGCCAACGCCAAGATCTATGCCTCGCCCCAGGAGCTGCGCAACGTGATGGCCTGGAAGCTGCGCCAAGCGCAAGAGAAGCCGCCCCAGGAGACCTCCGCGagctcacagcagcagcaacagcagccacagcagccacaggcacagcacCAGGTCAGTTCCCAGTATGCAGCTCCCACACAGATGCGtcctcagcaacaacaacaacaacaacagcagccacagcagcccaCTGGAGTGCCCGCCTCCCACTATGCGGCGCCTCAggtgcaagtgcagcagcagcaacagcaacaacagccttCACCCCAGTCCCCGCctgcaccaccgccaccacagTCACAATTTCAGCCAGCGCCTGTTGCAGTTCAGCAAGCAGCacagaatggaaatggaagtgccagtggaggtggaggtggagcacCACCCATACCAGAGCCGGACTATAGCTGCAGCGAGTCGGATGGGGAGGACGAGAACTCAATTTTGGTGGCGCGCAACACGAAACTCAACGAGAAGATAGCCCTGTTCGATGTGCCAGAGACCAGCGGCAACAGTCAGGCCAG tggcagcagctcaaacTCTGGCAGTGCGTCCATCTCGCATTCGTTGTCGGTGGAGGAGATACAACGCATACGCAGCAATCTCAAGACCTCCAAGTCATCGCCCAACGGCTTCGCAAAGAAGtcagaggaggagcaacaacagcagcaggtgcaacagcagccacaaccacacccAGTAGCAGGTCCAGGCGAAGACGAGTGTGACACTAGCAGCTCGGTGGTAGGAAACGATCAAGAAGGTTTGATGGCCatagcaggagcagcagcaggagcagcatctgTAGCTGCGAAGCCCACAGACACCATCAAGAAGAAGCCGACAGTGACCATTGTGGAGGAGCCGAAGACTATACCCGATCAGCCCATGACCAGCAGCAAGCCCATGGCCAAGACCACAATCAGCATAGGAGGAGCAAGTGCAGGAGCAGCCACCACAACGCTGACTGTCAAGCAGTtggtgcaacagcagcacgcTCCCGCtatacaacagcagcaacaacagcaacagcagcagcagctcggcagCAAGCCGACAGCAACAGTGGCCACAATGgccagcaacatcaacatgaAAGCTCTTGGCGGCAACAATGCCACATCAGTGATGAGTCCGCAGGTTCTGGGACGCATACCCAACGtgcatcaccatcagcagcagcagcagcagcaactgcaacagcaggcTAATCCCAACCAGAAATTGAttgccacgcagcagcagattctgcagcaacagcagcagcagctggcccaCCAGCAACATCTTCAGCAGATCCTCAAGGCgaaggcagccgccgccgggGGAGCTAGCAACACGGCCGCCTTGGTGGccaagcatcagcagcagttgcacaAGGGAAACAGCGGCCACGAATCGGAGATGGAGCAGCGTTCCGACCTAGAGGACGACGACGGAGAATTGAGTCCCTCGCCGCCTGCTAAGGCATTCCAGCGGCACAACTCGCTCACCCGCAAGCAGGCAGCGGCCATTGCCATGCAGCGGGGCGTGACTCGCACCTCGGCCGTCTCGCTGATGCAGTTACCGCCGCCCTTAGAGGCCGACAGCGATGGTGAGCCTTCACAGCACACACTGCAACGtcagcatccacatcctcatccgcaccagctccagctgcagcagcagcagcaacagcagcagatccaacaacagcagcagatggccaCGCATATTGTGGGCGTATTGCCCAGCGGACAGTTGGTAGCTGTTGCctctggtgctgttgctggtgtgcCGGGCGGAGCGGCTGTGGCGCAGcctggcaacaacaatatgCAGCTATGCACCGAGAACTTGGTCCTGGCGCCACCGCCGCAGTTCTGCGATTGTAACGATGCCAAGCACgcgccgcagtcgcagccccATCTGCCTGGCAGCCAATACCATCCTCAGCAGCAtcaaaatcagcagcagcagcaactccagcagcatcaactccagcaacagcaacagcaacagcagcaattgcagcagcaacaactgcagcagcttcaacagcaacagcagcaacaacaacaacagcagcagcaacaacagatgctgcaccaccaccagcgtCTGTCtggtggtgctggagctggagcggtgGGCACCTTGGGACGTGTGCGCATCGTTGGCTCCATGCCCAAGGCCAATCACCATAGACTGCACTAG